A single genomic interval of Syntrophobotulus glycolicus DSM 8271 harbors:
- a CDS encoding GNAT family N-acetyltransferase, giving the protein MMKPNYVIRKAALTDLGGMAALLKALFVIEEDFRFDEEKQKKGLALMLSDDEKNCLLVAEAAEGVIGMCTVQILISTAEGGLAAVIEDVVVQEDYRGHGIGKALLHHAENWAMEKGVKRLQLLADLQNIKALKFYAKMNWRKTNLICLHKKAH; this is encoded by the coding sequence ATGATGAAACCGAACTATGTGATCAGGAAAGCGGCTTTGACTGACTTGGGCGGGATGGCGGCTTTGCTTAAGGCCCTTTTTGTGATTGAGGAGGACTTTAGATTTGATGAGGAAAAGCAAAAAAAGGGGCTGGCGTTGATGCTCTCAGACGACGAGAAAAACTGCCTGCTGGTGGCTGAAGCCGCGGAAGGGGTAATCGGCATGTGCACGGTTCAGATCCTCATATCCACAGCAGAGGGAGGACTGGCTGCCGTGATTGAAGATGTCGTAGTGCAAGAAGATTACCGGGGTCACGGCATTGGTAAAGCGCTGCTTCATCATGCCGAAAACTGGGCGATGGAAAAAGGAGTAAAAAGACTGCAGCTCCTTGCGGACCTGCAGAATATAAAAGCGTTGAAATTTTACGCTAAAATGAACTGGCGCAAAACAAACCTGATCTGTCTGCACAAGAAGGCGCATTGA
- the speD gene encoding adenosylmethionine decarboxylase — translation MDIKTKKKLQLYGFNNLTKTLSFNMYDICYATNTQHQDEYLDYIDDEYNSERLTGILTEVANIIGASILNIASQDYEPQGASVMMLIAEGKIPAGSEIEEEAESEKGQHPLAVVGHLDKSHITVHTYPERHPDKGISTFRTDIDVSTCGEISPLTALNYLIESFTSDIAIVDYRVRGFTRDIQGKKHFIDHKINSIQNYITKETRDLYQMIDVNVYQENIFHTKMILKEFDLDNYLFGTAKKELLPGEKKKIKQRLKKEMVEIFYGTRITKA, via the coding sequence ATGGATATTAAAACGAAAAAAAAGTTGCAGCTTTATGGATTCAATAATTTAACAAAAACCTTGAGTTTTAATATGTATGATATCTGTTACGCAACAAATACCCAGCATCAAGATGAGTATTTGGATTATATTGACGATGAATACAATTCGGAGCGGCTTACCGGAATTTTGACTGAAGTCGCCAATATCATAGGGGCGAGTATTTTAAATATTGCCAGCCAGGATTATGAGCCTCAGGGAGCAAGTGTGATGATGCTTATAGCGGAAGGCAAGATTCCTGCCGGGTCTGAAATAGAGGAAGAAGCCGAATCGGAGAAAGGGCAGCATCCTTTGGCGGTTGTAGGGCATTTGGATAAAAGCCATATCACGGTGCATACGTATCCGGAAAGGCACCCGGACAAGGGAATCAGCACTTTTCGTACCGATATTGATGTTTCAACCTGCGGGGAAATTTCCCCGTTGACAGCACTGAATTATTTGATCGAATCATTCACCTCGGATATTGCTATTGTTGATTATAGGGTGCGCGGGTTTACCAGGGACATTCAGGGTAAAAAGCACTTTATCGACCATAAAATTAATTCTATCCAGAATTATATTACCAAAGAAACACGGGACCTGTATCAGATGATCGATGTAAATGTTTATCAGGAGAATATTTTCCACACGAAAATGATTCTGAAAGAATTTGATCTGGACAATTATTTGTTTGGGACGGCCAAAAAAGAGCTGTTGCCGGGTGAAAAAAAGAAGATTAAACAGCGTTTAAAGAAAGAAATGGTCGAAATATTTTACGGAACAAGAATAACAAAAGCATAG